The sequence TACGTTCGTGCATGACTTCAAATCCTAAGTTAGCGCGGTTTAATACGTCCGCCCAAGTGTTGATGACACGACCTTGGCTGTCAAGGATGGATTGGTTGAAGTTGAATCCGTTGAGGTTAAATGCCATGGTGCTGATTCCTAAAGCAGTGAACCAGATGCCAACCACGGGCCATGCTGCTAAGAAGAAGTGTAAGCTACGGCTGTTGTTGAAGCTCGCATATTGGAAGATGAGACGACCGAAGTAGCCGTGTGCTGCAACAATGTTGTAAGTTTCTTCTTCTTGTCCGAATTTGTAGCCGTTGTTTTGGCTTTCGTTTTCTGTGGTCTCGCGAACTAAGCTGGAAGTGACGAGAGAACCGTGCATAGCGGAGAATAATGCGCCACCGAAGACACCTGCTACACCGAGCATGTGGAAGGGGTGCATGAGGATGTTGTGCTCAGCTTGGAACACGAACATGAAGTTGAAAGTACCACTGATTCCTAAGGGCATTCCGTCGGAGAAAGAACCTTGTCCGATGGGATAGATTAAGAAAACTGCGGTTGCTGCTGCAACGGGTGCGGAGAACGCAACGCAAATCCAAGGGCGCATTCCGAGACGGTAGGAAAGTTCCCACTCACGTCCGAGGTAGCAGAAAACTCCGATTAAGAAGTGGAATGCGATTAACTGGTAAGGTCCACCGTTGTAGAGCCATTCATCTAAGGATGCTGCTTCCCAGATGGGATAGAAGTGAAGTCCGATCGCGTTGGAGGAGGGAACAACTGCACCAGAGATGATGTTGTTTCCGTAGAGTAAAGAACCAGCGACAGGCTCACGGATTCCGTCGATGTCAACGGGAGGCGCTGCGATGAACGCGATAATGAAGCAGGTGGTTGCGGTTAAGAGGGTGGGGATCATGAGAACGCCGAACCAGCCAATGTAAAGGCGGTTGTCGGTGCTGGTGACCCACTGGCAAAACCGTTCCCAGATATTCTGGCTTTGTTGTTGCTGTAAAGTGGTTGTCATTTTGGATATAAGTCCGTTTGGTTTGAATGATAATGATATGATCGGGCTTGATTAAAGCCTTGATACAACTATATTGCTTATCTTGATGAAATGTCAAGTTTTGTAAATTAGATTTATTTATTAAGCTAATAAGTTAAACTGATGTTGAATAAAAAACCGAAAAACCTCGATAATAATAGAAGAACACTAAAGCAAAAGTGAGAGTGTAATGGCAAGCCCTGTCAAGCAAGAGCAACAAGCACAACTGGATCTAGCCCTTAGTTTATTAACCGTTCCTTTCTTAGCTGGGATGGTGGGAGCGCGATCGCTGCAAGAAGGCTTAATTAGCCTTGGTGAAGCCAGTGAAGAGGTATTTCGCGGTCATCGTTTGCCGATTCTTCATCTTCAGCAACAATCTGAGATAGAAATTAAACAATAAAAAACTAAATTGTAACTATCCACTGCGGGAGAGAATGGGTATAATGACGAGCAGACCAAGATCTGGGGTGTGCAGTGTGATCGAAAAATATGAATTGCTAACGCCTCTCCTAACGTATTAGGTTGGTTGAAATTTCGCCAGTATTATTAAAGAAAATCATGACTTCTCTGTTGCAAGCATTCAGCCAAGACACTAACAACTCCTCCCGTTCTGATACATTTCTCACGGATCGGATTAAGTTGATTGAAGATTTATGGGAATCGGTGTTGAGAGCGGAGTGTGGTCAGGAATTAGTCGATCTATTGCAACAGTTACGATCTATGGGATCACCAGAGGGACAGGCAACGGGATTACCAACTTCTTCTGTCCCCCAACTGATTGAAGATCTTCCCCTCAATGATGCGGTACGAGCAGCCCGTGCTTTTGCCCTCTATTTTCAGTTGATTAATATTGTTGAACAGCACTACGAACAACGAGAGCAACAACTGAATCGCTATTTCAGCCACGATAAAACCGAAAAAGACCTTGCAGAAGGAAACATCAAAGGACAGCAGACCGAAACTGATGCTTCTCACAGTGTTCTCGGTGCACAACTGCTAGAAAAGACCTGGCAAGGTAATTCCACTTATCAGAAAGCGGGAACGTTTGACTGGCTCTTTCCTTACTTAAAAAAATTGAATGTTCCCCCACAACTGATTCAACGCTTACTGAATCAGCTTGATATTCGATTGGTCTTCACGGCTCATCCGACCGAAATCGTTCGCCACACGATTCGGAAAAAACAACGGCGGATGTCTCAGATTTTGCAACATATTGACCAATCCGAAATTGCTGCTCAAAGTTTGGGCTTTCTGGAATCTCCCGAAGCGATTGCAGCCACGGAACAGTTGAAGGAAGAGATCCGTTTGTGGTGGCGCACTGACGAACTCCATCAGTTTAAGCCAGAAGTCCTCGATGAAGTGGATTATGCTTTGCACTATTTCCAAGAAGTTTTATTTGATACGATCCCTCATTTATCAAGTCGTCTGAAACAATCCCTAAATAGTTCTTTTAAGGATTTAAATCCTCCCCAAAATAATTTCTGTCGCTTTGGCTCTTGGGTGGGAGCCGATCGCGATGGCAATCCTTCTGTAACGCCGACGGTGACTTGGGAAACCGCTTGTTATCAACGAGGAATTGTTCTAGAACGGTATTTACAGTCGGTGAAACGATTAAGCACTCTGTTGAGCCTGTCTTTACATTGGAGTGATGTTTTACCAGAATTATTAGAATCTCTGGAGCGCGATCGCGCATTGATGCCAGATGTTTACGAACGGTTATCCATTCGCTATCGTCGAGAGCCCTATCGTCTCAAACTTGCCTACATCGAACAACGGCTAGAACATACGCTCCAGCGCAATCATTTCTTATCTTCCGAACAACAAGCCCCGCGAGAGACCATTGAAAAGAATCGTCAAACAATCTACACCTTTGGCGAAG comes from Halothece sp. PCC 7418 and encodes:
- the psbA gene encoding photosystem II q(b) protein produces the protein MTTTLQQQQSQNIWERFCQWVTSTDNRLYIGWFGVLMIPTLLTATTCFIIAFIAAPPVDIDGIREPVAGSLLYGNNIISGAVVPSSNAIGLHFYPIWEAASLDEWLYNGGPYQLIAFHFLIGVFCYLGREWELSYRLGMRPWICVAFSAPVAAATAVFLIYPIGQGSFSDGMPLGISGTFNFMFVFQAEHNILMHPFHMLGVAGVFGGALFSAMHGSLVTSSLVRETTENESQNNGYKFGQEEETYNIVAAHGYFGRLIFQYASFNNSRSLHFFLAAWPVVGIWFTALGISTMAFNLNGFNFNQSILDSQGRVINTWADVLNRANLGFEVMHERNAHNFPLDLAAGEATPVAMQAPEING